GTCCTTGATATCCCACAAAACGATTATAACATACCTGATGAAACGTCCACCCATAAATATGTTCCATACAGTAAATATAAAGGcaaaacatatatttatatggAAGGAGAAGAACCGGACGATTATATTGGTAATATATCTTCTTCTGACCTAACTTTATCTTCTGAAAGTGAGTATGAAGAAGTggatataaatgatatatataaatcgCTTAGTCctaaatataaaacattaaTCGAAGTAATACTAAAACCAAGTATAATAACAGATGATGATACATCTATGTATCAAaaagatgataataataaattcaCAGATAATGAATGGAATGAATTAAAACAGGATTTTATATCAAACATGTTACAAAATGACAATATGGATTTACCTAATGAAAATACCATTGATGATAATTTCTATATGGATACACAACCTAATATTTTACCAAATAATATGGATGAAAAACCTTTTATTACATCCATTCAAGATAGAAAATTACATGGTGATAGcgaaattatatataatattgattGGAA
The nucleotide sequence above comes from Plasmodium gaboni strain SY75 chromosome Unknown, whole genome shotgun sequence. Encoded proteins:
- a CDS encoding putative EMP1-like protein, whose protein sequence is KKPKLGPTNLFRVLDIPQNDYNIPDETSTHKYVPYSKYKGKTYIYMEGEEPDDYIGNISSSDLTLSSESEYEEVDINDIYKSLSPKYKTLIEVILKPSIITDDDTSMYQKDDNNKFTDNEWNELKQDFISNMLQNDNMDLPNENTIDDNFYMDTQPNILPNNMDEKPFITSIQDRKLHGDSEIIYNIDWNIPKNITTNTATHNSLYSGIDLINDSLNRDQDIDIYDELLKRKENEMFGTKHTKTSSRTNSVATKKHNDSLKSPNRFM